The nucleotide sequence GGCTTATACCCAGCTACTGTCCACACAGACATTGGAAAACCTCCTTTAGCATAACAAAAAAGCAAGGAGCTTCCTTGCTTTTTTATCTACTTAGAAGCCAAACGGCCGACGAGGGTGTCCCCCACAAAGTAATTGTTGATTGCACACATCTTGAGCAAAGGATTGAGTATGCGGATAATAGTGTTGATGTTGATACATTGATGAGTAATGTTGGCCGTATGTGTTGGATGAATAAGCGGCACAATAAATTGCTCAAACGTGCGACTTTTACAATGGATCGGCGGATGAATGACCGCCGGCAATACCGCAGGTCGGTTACAATACATTTACATAAAGTTAGAAAAGCTGTCTTTCATGTTCGTCATAAAGAAAGCAGTTAAGCCGACAACAACAAAAAATAACACAAATAAAGCGCGATACACGTTCATTCCACCCCATAAATATTTTCTCTTAGCTTTTCGTACCATTCTACATTTTACAGTCTTTTGTTGTAAGAAACAATAAACAACACGAAATAATTTTGACGAAAAAGATAAAAGACTGTCGCTTTTGTAAAATAAAAACGAAGAAAAAAATACCTACCTATTGATTTTTTGCTGAAGCCGTTTTTTTCTTTTGGCTAAATCTTCCGTCAATCGTGCTCTCGCACCGTCATGAAGAGCGTCAGCTGCTTCCGCATGATGCAATGATTGAGAA is from Bacillus sp. PK3_68 and encodes:
- a CDS encoding CotD family spore coat protein → MYQHQHYYPHTQSFAQDVCNQQLLCGGHPRRPFGF